The Hypnocyclicus thermotrophus genome includes a window with the following:
- a CDS encoding glycosyltransferase, which translates to MSKNICFVNSNKIWGGGEKWHFETSSYLSQNEKYNIFFICNPKGILKKKLLNFNINLFEINIKNLSFLNIFKVLLIYYFLKKNNIEIVIINQSNDLKLVATAARLANVNKIIYRRGSAIPLKNSFLNRYIFKNLVDIVIANSIETKKTLNKNQNIVSENKIKVIYNGIKIDNILKLDSKLDLRKEYNIDKNKIVIANIGRLTKQKGHKYLFESIKKLKNKNLDFIVLIIGDGELKEELELLTKKLNIENYIKFVGFKEDIYEILKQVDFLVHTALWEGFGYVLVESFACGKPVVATNISNIPEIVITEKYGYLAESENINDITNKIIKMIETYKKFDKELLIEKAREFDFYKQIKELERILDLS; encoded by the coding sequence ATGAGTAAAAATATATGTTTTGTAAACAGTAATAAAATTTGGGGTGGAGGAGAAAAATGGCATTTTGAAACTTCTAGCTATTTATCACAAAATGAAAAATATAATATATTTTTTATATGTAATCCAAAAGGAATATTAAAAAAAAAATTATTAAATTTCAATATAAATCTATTTGAAATAAATATAAAAAATCTTAGTTTTTTAAATATTTTTAAGGTTTTATTGATATATTATTTTTTAAAAAAAAATAATATTGAAATAGTAATAATTAATCAATCAAATGATCTAAAATTAGTCGCTACTGCAGCAAGATTAGCAAATGTAAATAAAATAATATATAGAAGAGGAAGTGCTATTCCTTTAAAAAATAGTTTTTTAAATAGATATATATTTAAAAATTTAGTTGATATAGTTATAGCAAATTCAATTGAAACTAAAAAAACATTAAATAAAAATCAAAATATTGTAAGTGAAAATAAAATAAAAGTAATATATAATGGAATAAAAATAGATAATATTTTAAAATTAGATTCAAAATTAGATTTGCGAAAAGAATACAATATTGATAAAAATAAAATAGTGATTGCAAATATAGGAAGATTAACAAAACAAAAAGGACACAAATATTTATTTGAATCTATAAAAAAATTAAAAAATAAAAATTTAGATTTTATAGTTTTAATTATTGGGGATGGAGAATTAAAAGAGGAATTAGAACTTCTTACAAAAAAATTAAATATAGAAAATTATATAAAATTTGTTGGATTTAAAGAAGACATATATGAAATATTAAAACAAGTTGATTTTTTAGTGCATACAGCACTTTGGGAAGGATTTGGTTATGTATTAGTTGAAAGTTTTGCATGTGGAAAACCGGTAGTAGCTACAAATATAAGCAATATCCCAGAAATTGTAATAACTGAAAAATACGGATATTTAGCAGAATCAGAAAACATAAATGATATTACAAATAAAATCATAAAAATGATAGAAACTTATAAGAAATTTGATAAGGAATTACTTATAGAAAAAGCTAGAGAATTTGACTTTTATAAACAAATAAAAGAATTAGAAAGAATACTTGATTTAAGTTAG
- a CDS encoding glycosyltransferase family 2 protein — MGLSVGIITFNEEKKIEKTLKAIKSIADEIIIVDSYSIDKTVEIAKKYNAKVFIEKWKGFGKQKNSVIEKCNNEWILIIDADEVVSEELANKIKTIIFNKNNEYDVYKINRCSICFGKEIKYGGWSNDYVVRLFKKGKAKLDDAIIHESFLTEEKIGKIKEKLYHYTYLSLEEYFNKFNSYTTKGAIKRKEKGKKASISTIIFNPFFKFFKMYILKLGFLDGFYGFILAMLAYIYNFVIQVKLYMLKDDK; from the coding sequence ATGGGATTATCTGTAGGAATTATTACATTTAATGAAGAAAAGAAAATAGAAAAAACCTTGAAGGCTATAAAAAGTATAGCAGATGAAATAATTATAGTTGATAGTTATAGTATAGATAAAACTGTAGAAATAGCTAAAAAATATAATGCGAAAGTTTTTATTGAAAAGTGGAAAGGGTTTGGAAAACAAAAAAATAGTGTAATAGAAAAATGTAATAATGAGTGGATTTTGATTATTGATGCAGATGAAGTAGTTTCAGAAGAACTAGCAAATAAAATAAAAACAATAATTTTTAATAAAAATAATGAATATGACGTATATAAAATAAATAGATGTAGTATTTGCTTTGGAAAAGAGATAAAATACGGTGGATGGAGTAATGATTATGTAGTTAGATTATTTAAAAAAGGGAAAGCTAAGCTTGATGATGCCATTATACATGAAAGTTTTTTAACAGAAGAAAAAATCGGAAAAATCAAAGAAAAATTATATCACTATACTTATTTAAGTTTAGAAGAATATTTTAATAAATTTAATAGTTATACTACTAAAGGTGCAATAAAAAGAAAAGAAAAAGGTAAAAAAGCTTCAATTTCTACAATAATATTTAATCCTTTTTTTAAATTTTTTAAAATGTATATATTAAAATTAGGTTTTTTAGATGGTTTTTATGGTTTTATATTAGCTATGTTAGCTTATATATATAATTTTGTAATACAAGTAAAATTATACATGTTAAAGGATGATAAATAA
- a CDS encoding ABC transporter ATP-binding protein translates to MKNRISKLISYAKPFILSIIATIILSILVSITNAYPVKIMKNITDDVLIAKDLKKLQFVVIGIILLMLAKGVFNYYRIYLQNYISGKMVRNMRNELYEKVIYMSHDFFNKSKIGDLITRFISDLTMVQNVVTLSFELVVQLLTIIILLGNVFLLNWKLSIICLVLIPASSGIVRKYSKKLQNTGKGMQESFSKLNSLLQEILNGINIIKSFATEVYEIDRFREKNDENYRLTLKNVKVNARVRPLVEFTSTLGVAIIAYYGGLLVINGEMTPGELMSFLTSLGLISEPLKSVADKISAIQTRRHSINRVFEVLESNEFIKEQKHAKKLKKVKGKVSIKELWFKYNEKEDYVLKNINLDVNPGEMIALVGKSGSGKTTLVNLLPRFYDIKKGEILIDDVSIKDIKIESLRKNIGIVPQETFLFSGTIYDNISYGSIHKTTKKDIIKAAKMANAYNFIMEFPNGFDTEIGEKGVRLSGGQKQRIAIARALLENPPILILDEATSALDTESEKIVQDALDKLMENRTSFVIAHRLSTILSADKIVVMENGEVKEVGKKDELLAKNGIFKKLYDTQFKEVKEK, encoded by the coding sequence ATGAAAAATAGAATATCAAAACTAATTTCTTATGCAAAACCGTTTATACTTTCAATAATAGCTACAATAATATTATCTATTTTAGTTTCTATAACTAATGCATATCCTGTAAAAATAATGAAAAATATTACAGATGATGTACTTATTGCAAAAGATTTGAAAAAACTTCAATTTGTAGTAATAGGAATAATTTTATTAATGCTTGCAAAAGGAGTTTTTAATTATTATAGAATATATTTACAAAACTATATTTCTGGTAAAATGGTAAGAAATATGAGAAACGAACTTTATGAAAAAGTAATCTATATGTCACATGATTTTTTTAATAAATCAAAAATAGGTGACCTTATAACTAGGTTTATATCAGATCTTACAATGGTTCAAAATGTAGTTACGTTATCATTTGAGTTAGTTGTACAATTACTAACTATAATTATTCTTTTAGGAAATGTTTTTTTGTTAAATTGGAAATTAAGTATTATATGTCTTGTATTAATTCCTGCAAGTAGTGGTATAGTAAGAAAATATAGTAAAAAATTACAAAACACTGGTAAAGGAATGCAAGAAAGTTTTTCGAAACTTAATAGTTTACTGCAAGAAATATTAAATGGTATAAATATTATAAAAAGTTTTGCTACAGAAGTATATGAAATAGATAGATTTAGAGAAAAAAATGATGAAAATTATAGATTAACATTAAAAAATGTAAAAGTTAATGCAAGAGTAAGACCACTTGTAGAGTTTACAAGTACTTTAGGAGTAGCAATAATAGCATATTATGGTGGATTATTAGTAATAAATGGTGAAATGACACCAGGAGAACTTATGTCATTTTTAACATCTTTAGGTTTAATTAGTGAACCATTAAAAAGTGTTGCTGATAAAATAAGTGCTATTCAAACAAGACGTCATTCTATAAATAGAGTATTTGAAGTACTTGAAAGCAATGAATTTATTAAAGAACAAAAACATGCTAAAAAATTAAAAAAAGTAAAAGGAAAAGTAAGTATAAAAGAATTATGGTTTAAATATAATGAAAAAGAAGATTATGTTTTAAAAAATATTAATTTAGACGTTAATCCAGGTGAGATGATAGCTTTAGTAGGAAAAAGTGGCAGCGGGAAAACAACATTAGTAAATTTACTTCCTAGATTTTATGATATAAAAAAAGGTGAGATATTAATAGATGATGTTAGTATTAAAGATATTAAAATTGAATCACTTAGAAAAAATATAGGAATTGTACCACAAGAAACTTTTTTATTTTCAGGAACGATTTATGATAATATTTCATATGGTAGTATCCATAAGACAACTAAAAAAGATATAATAAAAGCAGCTAAAATGGCAAATGCATATAATTTTATAATGGAGTTTCCAAATGGATTTGATACTGAAATAGGAGAAAAAGGAGTTAGATTAAGTGGAGGACAAAAACAAAGAATAGCTATAGCAAGAGCATTGCTTGAAAATCCACCAATATTAATACTTGATGAAGCGACAAGTGCATTAGATACTGAATCTGAAAAAATAGTACAAGATGCATTAGATAAACTTATGGAAAATAGAACAAGCTTTGTAATAGCTCATAGGTTATCTACTATTTTAAGTGCAGATAAAATAGTTGTAATGGAAAATGGGGAAGTTAAAGAAGTGGGAAAAAAAGATGAATTACTTGCTAAAAATGGTATATTTAAAAAACTATATGACACTCAATTTAAAGAAGTTAAGGAGAAATAA
- a CDS encoding lytic transglycosylase domain-containing protein, which yields MKFVKKNEKNIVFEIGFSKFSFITLVLIIVLGVFLVISEIAQRNREIEKHRKNIEKLQNEIIEKLEIIEEKNRIINKKDEEIEDLKEYKNILDAVKELSYNKLDKKEQLKLSRAIYDTSQKYRYDWRIPVAFIMTESSFRANIISGDPSYGLMQIKYTTAKAIAKKMGEDVKNKKELFDVEKNVEIGTTYLLEQIMYFKDIKKAIIAYNLGPTKTKRLEKKYGDFETEYLKKIYKNYNYLKNKYKT from the coding sequence ATGAAATTTGTTAAAAAAAATGAAAAAAATATAGTATTTGAAATAGGTTTTAGTAAATTTTCTTTTATTACACTTGTTCTAATTATTGTATTGGGAGTATTTTTAGTTATTTCTGAAATTGCACAAAGAAATAGAGAAATAGAAAAACATAGAAAAAATATAGAAAAATTACAAAATGAAATAATAGAAAAATTAGAAATTATAGAAGAGAAAAATAGAATAATAAATAAAAAAGATGAAGAAATAGAAGATCTGAAAGAATATAAGAATATTTTAGATGCTGTAAAAGAACTTAGTTATAATAAACTTGATAAAAAAGAACAATTAAAATTGTCTAGAGCAATATATGATACAAGTCAAAAATATAGATATGATTGGAGGATTCCAGTAGCATTTATAATGACAGAAAGTAGTTTTAGGGCAAATATTATATCTGGAGATCCTTCATATGGACTTATGCAAATAAAATACACTACTGCAAAAGCTATCGCAAAAAAAATGGGTGAAGATGTAAAAAATAAAAAAGAACTTTTTGATGTAGAAAAAAATGTAGAAATAGGAACTACCTATCTTTTAGAGCAGATAATGTATTTTAAAGATATAAAAAAAGCTATAATTGCATATAATTTAGGACCAACTAAAACAAAAAGATTAGAAAAAAAATATGGTGATTTTGAAACAGAATATTTAAAAAAAATATATAAAAATTATAATTACTTAAAAAATAAATATAAAACTTAA
- the rd gene encoding rubredoxin, with the protein MKKYVCVVCGYVYDPEIGDADAGIEPGTSFEALPEDWVCPVCAVGKDQFEEA; encoded by the coding sequence ATGAAAAAATACGTTTGTGTAGTTTGTGGATATGTATATGATCCTGAAATTGGAGATGCTGATGCAGGAATAGAACCAGGAACTTCATTTGAAGCTTTACCAGAAGATTGGGTATGCCCAGTGTGTGCTGTAGGTAAAGATCAATTTGAAGAAGCTTAA
- the rbr gene encoding rubrerythrin, with product MSIKGTKTEKNLLKAFAGESQARNRYTYFASVAKKEGYEQISAIFQETAENEKEHAKRFFKFLESGEGVEITAMYPAGKIGTTVENLKAAAAGENEEWTELYPAFADEAEAEGFKDVATAFRMIAKVEKEHEERYRKLAENIENDEVFKKSEVTRWKCRNCGYVHEGEFAPEKCPACLHPKSYFEIKEKNY from the coding sequence ATGTCAATTAAAGGAACTAAAACAGAAAAGAATTTATTAAAAGCTTTTGCTGGAGAATCACAAGCAAGAAATAGATATACTTATTTTGCAAGTGTGGCAAAAAAAGAAGGTTATGAACAAATATCAGCTATATTTCAAGAAACTGCTGAAAATGAAAAAGAACATGCTAAAAGATTTTTTAAATTTTTAGAATCTGGAGAAGGTGTAGAAATTACAGCTATGTATCCAGCAGGTAAAATAGGAACAACTGTTGAAAATTTAAAAGCAGCAGCAGCAGGTGAAAACGAAGAATGGACAGAATTATATCCAGCATTCGCTGATGAAGCAGAGGCAGAAGGATTTAAAGATGTAGCAACTGCATTTAGAATGATAGCAAAAGTAGAAAAAGAACATGAAGAAAGATATAGAAAATTAGCTGAAAATATAGAAAATGACGAAGTGTTTAAAAAATCAGAAGTAACAAGATGGAAATGTAGAAATTGTGGATATGTACACGAAGGTGAATTTGCACCTGAAAAATGTCCAGCATGTTTACATCCAAAATCATATTTTGAAATAAAAGAAAAAAATTATTAA
- a CDS encoding ferritin, producing MLKEKVLNALNEELNKEFYSAYLYLGMSSYFEARDLPGFANFMRVQWEEEMSHAMRIYTYINEVGGKVRLKTINAVEKEWNDVIEVFEDIYKHECFITESINEVLFLAQQEKDYATMNMLQWFISEQVEEEANMLKILNQLKLINGEGTGLFMIDRELGQRVAQVPLNSSTIQNN from the coding sequence ATGTTAAAAGAAAAAGTTTTAAATGCTTTAAATGAAGAATTAAATAAAGAATTTTATTCTGCATATCTTTATTTAGGAATGTCATCTTATTTTGAAGCTCGTGATTTACCAGGATTTGCTAATTTTATGAGAGTTCAATGGGAAGAAGAGATGTCTCATGCTATGAGAATTTATACTTATATAAATGAAGTAGGTGGGAAAGTAAGATTAAAAACTATAAACGCTGTAGAAAAAGAATGGAATGATGTAATAGAGGTGTTTGAAGATATTTATAAACATGAATGTTTTATTACTGAAAGTATAAACGAAGTTCTTTTTTTAGCGCAACAAGAAAAAGATTATGCTACAATGAATATGTTACAATGGTTTATAAGTGAACAAGTTGAAGAAGAAGCAAATATGCTTAAAATTTTGAATCAATTAAAATTAATTAATGGAGAAGGAACAGGATTATTTATGATTGATAGAGAACTTGGTCAAAGAGTAGCTCAAGTACCATTGAATTCATCTACAATTCAAAATAATTAA
- a CDS encoding desulfoferrodoxin: MAKLLGIYKCNLCGNIVEVLKAGQGDLVCCGQEMEFLEEKTADSSTEKHVPFIEEIEDGYVVRVGENTAHPMTEEHYITMIELVVDGKVYRKNLTPNDKPEAKFIVEKSNEVLYAREYCNLHGLWKGLK, encoded by the coding sequence ATGGCAAAATTATTAGGTATTTATAAATGTAATCTTTGTGGAAATATAGTAGAAGTATTAAAAGCAGGTCAAGGAGATCTTGTTTGTTGTGGACAAGAAATGGAGTTTTTAGAAGAAAAAACGGCTGATTCATCTACAGAAAAACATGTACCATTTATAGAAGAAATAGAAGATGGATATGTAGTAAGAGTAGGTGAAAATACAGCGCATCCAATGACGGAAGAACACTATATAACAATGATTGAACTTGTTGTAGATGGAAAAGTTTATAGAAAAAATTTAACGCCAAATGATAAACCAGAAGCAAAATTCATAGTAGAAAAATCTAATGAAGTATTATATGCGAGAGAATATTGTAATCTACATGGGTTATGGAAAGGATTAAAATAA
- a CDS encoding Fur family transcriptional regulator, which translates to MGIVIENISEYLKSHGIKPSYQRIKIFEYLVKNKNHPTVDMIYKAIIEEIPTLSKTTVYNTLNLFIEKKIAIMIVIEENETRYDADVDLHAHFKCENCGEVKDIEISPEKADILELNGYQVNEHHIYFKGICSECLKKR; encoded by the coding sequence ATGGGAATAGTTATTGAAAATATTAGTGAATATTTAAAAAGTCACGGTATTAAACCATCATATCAAAGAATTAAGATTTTTGAGTATTTAGTAAAGAATAAAAATCATCCTACAGTAGATATGATATATAAAGCTATTATTGAGGAAATACCGACATTATCAAAAACCACAGTATATAATACTTTAAATCTATTTATTGAAAAAAAGATTGCTATAATGATAGTAATAGAGGAAAACGAAACTAGATATGATGCAGATGTAGATTTACATGCACATTTTAAATGTGAGAATTGTGGAGAAGTAAAAGATATTGAAATTTCTCCAGAAAAAGCTGATATTCTAGAATTAAATGGTTATCAAGTAAATGAACACCATATATATTTTAAAGGAATATGCAGTGAATGCTTAAAAAAAAGATAA
- a CDS encoding two-component system sensor histidine kinase NtrB, protein MSIVTELEKEFEKAPIFRAILDSLPEMIFIFDNKGRLTKVNAKVQIFLKQNKEIIFSDESGKEVECKLDVEIEDDNPLIRDCFIRNIVKEVRQTKKAIYNRQGYLNIFLTNKTKKIKILLNALPFRFENSDYVIVTIRDVQNIKKYEEQHIKDMHKFSVIGESVSTIVHDLKNPLTGLAGYLELLKMTDSKEKKELFYEKMEQGIDRLKTMLQDILNIAAGINDMILDKTYINVKELFLDVINLLNIEHLVKLKIDENIYVYGDRDKLHNVFWNILKNAEEALPHGEGEIKVEVIEYDKTLKIIISDTGKGIPEEIKDELFTLGATFGKSKGTGFGLASVKKIIDAHNGRIRFESLTNKGTTFYIRLPK, encoded by the coding sequence ATGAGTATTGTTACAGAATTGGAAAAAGAATTTGAAAAAGCACCTATTTTTAGAGCTATATTAGATTCTTTGCCAGAAATGATATTTATTTTTGATAATAAAGGAAGACTTACAAAAGTAAATGCAAAAGTGCAGATTTTTTTAAAACAAAATAAAGAAATAATTTTTTCTGATGAATCTGGTAAAGAAGTAGAGTGTAAACTAGATGTAGAAATAGAAGATGATAATCCTTTAATTAGAGATTGCTTTATTAGAAATATAGTAAAAGAAGTAAGACAAACTAAAAAAGCTATCTATAATAGACAAGGATATCTAAATATATTTTTAACTAATAAAACTAAAAAAATAAAGATTTTATTAAACGCCCTTCCATTTAGATTTGAAAATAGCGACTATGTTATAGTAACAATTAGAGATGTACAAAATATAAAAAAATATGAAGAACAGCATATAAAAGATATGCATAAATTTTCTGTAATAGGTGAATCAGTATCTACTATTGTACATGATTTAAAAAATCCACTTACAGGTCTTGCAGGATATTTAGAACTTTTAAAAATGACAGATTCAAAAGAGAAAAAAGAATTATTTTATGAAAAAATGGAACAAGGAATAGATAGATTAAAAACAATGCTTCAAGATATATTAAATATTGCTGCAGGAATTAATGATATGATATTAGATAAGACTTATATTAATGTAAAAGAGTTGTTTTTAGATGTAATAAATTTATTAAATATAGAACATTTAGTAAAATTAAAAATAGATGAAAATATATATGTATATGGAGATAGGGATAAATTACATAATGTTTTTTGGAATATTTTAAAAAATGCAGAAGAAGCTCTTCCACATGGAGAGGGAGAAATAAAGGTAGAAGTTATTGAATATGATAAAACCTTAAAAATTATAATATCTGACACAGGAAAAGGAATACCAGAAGAGATAAAAGATGAATTATTTACATTAGGAGCAACTTTTGGAAAAAGTAAAGGAACAGGTTTTGGATTAGCGAGTGTAAAAAAAATAATAGATGCACATAATGGTAGAATAAGATTTGAATCACTTACTAATAAAGGAACAACATTTTATATTCGACTTCCTAAATAA
- a CDS encoding protein kinase domain-containing protein, giving the protein MSKNIKVNESEKKEYKLYIDEKWYIPIDKNGYTKGTCYEGALGVVIQLKNDRGGVYALKIPRLLADTLKENAYICELLNEEEKNVTEIFTTQDDIGRDGLLRGSLLSEKIIQKPIQSINSTSEEARKQNGQIIAVQYNKGKMPRFCGIKVDEEGEIKLFPEGVKLEELPLENKKDFEKLKKNAMDGNSPWQKTIVLYEPIENRRVISYLDVLEFLKEENEYNKLWYVGLPSIVYEWGNSTLSEVIINRKNKEWDLINYLELNRTLLDGLNSLHHRNIIHSDIRPANIMYMGNYTNPKNYKLIDYGSFNKHDVGIIDGNKVSDEHFSRILGPTLSKERTSPFYAPERKSDIERENADTAVFVNNEDDTVRILLGWRGELLEEDIVKEEVIENIKEFKYPKEIEENPKYDSSLLIPGDKIQIREYIFQIEDVGITENGNKILLCSKNYWKIFHGKIIIASKEIIETGAWMSIPRTTELRQWSFATDIYGVGAIFLYTLFFGGLEKDELQTAENQFAEMLSELDSIPFFKNMWVDLAPLCAQIEKFYEEDTDKSKIENFIFNPEDYLDFAKDMEKDNIQKKSFLEYAKYITFLITYSVKETRKILKLLNYNYIYFIYAMHYALNCLHRRVSLLNEDEKEENFIKSSEKVVYPFCKSRINNRDDKNQAVLKAIDYLDRFIKILNSKKFDSFILGEEEKERNNPQHIPATELRRRFVELNDKHNNLEIKMEKMKELNSRLEEEKNENEKRIKELEQIRKALELQKEKINNDFKEKLEREKELEKIVEEKKEYIKNLEYTLAQEKTKIEEIENNYKYVVNDNEKIKSTVYEIVASAKKKLGFGYSDEVIDELLLQINKLKSEKQ; this is encoded by the coding sequence TTGAGTAAAAATATTAAAGTAAATGAATCAGAAAAGAAAGAGTATAAACTTTATATTGATGAAAAATGGTATATTCCTATTGATAAAAATGGATATACTAAAGGAACATGTTATGAGGGAGCACTTGGTGTAGTAATACAGTTGAAAAATGATAGAGGCGGAGTTTATGCGTTAAAAATTCCGAGACTTTTAGCTGATACTTTAAAAGAAAATGCATATATATGTGAACTTTTAAATGAAGAAGAGAAAAATGTAACAGAAATTTTTACTACTCAAGATGATATAGGGAGAGATGGATTATTAAGAGGTTCTTTACTTTCAGAAAAAATTATTCAAAAACCAATACAAAGCATTAATTCAACTAGCGAAGAAGCAAGAAAACAAAATGGACAAATTATTGCAGTGCAATATAACAAAGGAAAAATGCCAAGATTTTGTGGGATAAAAGTTGATGAAGAAGGAGAAATAAAACTTTTTCCAGAAGGTGTTAAATTAGAAGAATTACCATTAGAAAATAAGAAAGATTTTGAAAAATTAAAGAAAAATGCAATGGATGGAAATAGTCCATGGCAAAAAACCATAGTTTTGTATGAACCAATAGAAAATAGAAGAGTAATAAGCTATCTAGATGTATTAGAGTTTTTAAAAGAAGAAAATGAATATAATAAACTTTGGTATGTAGGACTTCCTTCTATTGTATATGAATGGGGAAATAGTACGCTATCAGAGGTAATAATAAATAGAAAAAATAAAGAATGGGATTTAATTAATTATCTGGAATTAAATAGAACATTATTAGATGGTCTTAATTCATTGCACCATAGAAATATTATTCATTCAGATATTAGACCAGCAAATATTATGTATATGGGGAATTATACTAATCCTAAAAATTATAAACTTATTGATTATGGTAGTTTTAATAAACATGATGTAGGGATAATTGATGGAAATAAAGTATCTGATGAACATTTTAGTAGAATATTAGGGCCTACTCTTAGTAAAGAAAGAACATCACCTTTTTATGCACCTGAAAGAAAAAGTGATATAGAAAGAGAAAACGCTGATACAGCTGTATTTGTAAATAATGAAGATGATACAGTAAGAATACTTCTTGGATGGCGAGGAGAACTTCTTGAAGAAGATATTGTAAAAGAAGAAGTTATAGAAAATATAAAAGAATTTAAATATCCGAAAGAAATAGAAGAAAATCCTAAATATGATTCATCTCTTTTAATTCCAGGGGATAAAATTCAAATTAGAGAATATATATTTCAAATAGAAGATGTAGGAATAACGGAAAATGGTAATAAAATATTATTATGTAGTAAAAATTATTGGAAAATTTTTCATGGAAAAATAATTATTGCTTCTAAAGAAATTATTGAAACAGGAGCATGGATGTCTATTCCAAGAACCACAGAACTTAGACAATGGTCATTTGCTACTGATATTTATGGAGTAGGAGCTATATTCTTATATACATTATTTTTTGGTGGACTAGAAAAAGATGAGCTTCAAACTGCAGAAAATCAATTTGCAGAAATGTTAAGCGAACTTGATAGTATACCATTTTTTAAAAATATGTGGGTGGATTTAGCACCACTTTGTGCTCAAATTGAAAAATTCTATGAAGAGGATACAGACAAAAGTAAAATAGAAAATTTTATTTTTAATCCAGAAGATTATCTTGATTTTGCAAAAGATATGGAAAAAGATAATATTCAAAAGAAAAGCTTCTTAGAATATGCAAAATACATTACATTTTTAATTACTTATTCAGTAAAAGAAACAAGAAAAATATTAAAATTATTAAATTATAATTATATATATTTTATTTATGCTATGCATTATGCATTAAACTGTTTACATAGAAGAGTATCATTATTAAATGAAGATGAAAAAGAAGAAAATTTTATCAAAAGTAGTGAAAAAGTAGTATATCCTTTCTGTAAAAGCAGAATAAATAATAGAGATGATAAGAATCAAGCAGTATTAAAAGCAATAGATTATTTAGATAGATTTATAAAAATATTAAATAGTAAAAAGTTTGATAGTTTTATATTAGGTGAAGAGGAAAAAGAAAGAAATAATCCTCAACATATACCAGCAACAGAACTTAGAAGAAGGTTTGTGGAATTAAATGACAAACATAATAATTTAGAAATAAAAATGGAAAAAATGAAAGAATTAAATAGTAGATTAGAAGAAGAAAAAAATGAAAATGAAAAAAGAATAAAAGAACTAGAACAAATAAGAAAAGCACTTGAACTTCAAAAAGAAAAAATAAATAATGATTTTAAAGAAAAATTAGAACGAGAAAAAGAATTAGAAAAAATAGTAGAAGAAAAAAAAGAGTATATAAAAAATTTAGAATACACTTTAGCCCAAGAAAAAACAAAAATTGAAGAAATAGAAAATAATTATAAATATGTAGTAAATGATAATGAAAAAATTAAATCAACAGTATATGAAATAGTAGCAAGTGCAAAGAAAAAACTAGGATTTGGATATTCTGATGAAGTAATAGATGAACTTCTTTTACAAATTAATAAGTTAAAAAGCGAAAAACAATAG
- a CDS encoding GNAT family N-acetyltransferase — MKFIEILSNEKEYIEQIIKIEERIFGKNGGVDYWILKPIIRYGKVLAIEENNKILAVAELINNWDNNTIYIYGFCVDIKYQSKGIGKVFLEKLKEYIIKNKKTIKNIVLTVDKENIKAIKLYEKLGFEIEKELKDEYGKGIDRLYMMFKI; from the coding sequence ATGAAGTTTATAGAAATTTTATCAAATGAAAAAGAATATATAGAACAAATAATAAAAATTGAAGAAAGAATTTTTGGAAAAAATGGCGGTGTTGATTATTGGATATTAAAACCAATAATAAGATATGGAAAAGTTTTAGCCATTGAAGAAAATAATAAAATATTAGCAGTAGCAGAACTAATAAATAATTGGGATAATAATACTATATATATATATGGATTTTGTGTAGATATAAAATATCAATCTAAAGGAATAGGAAAAGTTTTTTTAGAAAAACTAAAAGAGTATATTATTAAAAATAAAAAAACAATAAAAAATATAGTATTAACAGTAGATAAAGAAAATATAAAAGCAATAAAACTATATGAAAAGTTGGGATTTGAGATAGAAAAAGAGTTAAAAGATGAATATGGAAAAGGTATAGATAGATTATATATGATGTTTAAAATTTAA